One segment of Colias croceus chromosome 15, ilColCroc2.1 DNA contains the following:
- the LOC123697927 gene encoding inositol polyphosphate multikinase, whose protein sequence is MSDVYQRAKERIPPRRQRSICQVHYNLRPRTDEMTAKPLIPPTASVELQKYSQQVAGHKGTDSDTKYLGLLQCNDGTVLKPILKECQQREVDFYKTVFSSLDEDLVELRKYVPKFFGSKKFTYNGFEQEYIIMEDLTVGMLESCIMDVKIGKRTWDPFASEDKIARERSKYAACKSQWGFCIPGYRVRRLDSGRLLRYGKDAGKRLRGHMVTAAIKNYLNGLGARLCRALILQFLSSLWALQKWAARQTAVKLYSASLLLAYDAAKLRECCGDVATGSRIKCRPSEPIGRRKSIHSISPVAGSNFSGQISSKGPVYKKLSSVPLSPMNSRTTFSPPPPITSPWTEALDKLNHNHSFENNYEDKLCKIKMNYRAQLDQLSQETPAPNPWGTVKVIDFAHAFFNEEEKSVDYNFKEGLDNFVSIFENLLRETDDQVF, encoded by the exons ATGAGTGATGTATACCAACGAGCGAAGGAACGGATACCGCCGAGGCGACAGAGGTCTATTTGTCAG GTGCATTACAACCTGCGTCCGCGCACCGACGAGATGACGGCCAAACCGCTCATCCCGCCAACAGCATCTGTGGAGCTGCAGAAGTACAGCCAGCAAGTCGCAGGCCACAAGGGAACTGATAGCGATACTAAATATTTGG GTCTACTCCAATGCAACGATGGAACAGTCCTCAAACCAATACTCAAGGAATGCCAGCAACGTGAAGTAGACTTCTACAAGACCGTCTTCTCTTCCCTTGACGAGGATCTGGTAGAACTGCGGAAGTATGTGCCGAAGTTCTTCGGAAGTAAGAAGTTTACGTACAATGGCTTCGAGCAGGAGTATATTATCATGGAGGATCTTACAGTTGGCATGCTGGAGTCGTGTATCATGGATGTTAAGATTG GCAAGCGTACCTGGGACCCATTCGCGTCCGAAGACAAAATAGCCCGCGAACGCAGCAAATACGCGGCTTGCAAATCTCAGTGGGGTTTCTGTATCCCCGGGTACCGCGTGCGGCGGCTGGACAGCGGCCGCCTGCTGCGGTACGGGAAGGACGCGGGGAAGAGACTGCGCGGGCACATGGTCACCGCCG cTATAAAAAACTACCTCAACGGTCTCGGGGCCCGTCTATGCCGTGCGCTGATCCTGCAATTCCTTTCGTCTCTATGGGCGCTTCAGAAATGGGCCGCGAGACAAACGGCCGTGAAGTTATATTCAGCTTCCTTGTTGCTGGCGTATGATGCTGCTAAACTCAGGGAGTGCTGTGGGGATGTGGCTACCGg ATCGAGAATAAAATGCCGCCCATCAGAACCGATAGGGCGCCGCAAATCCATCCATTCAATAAGCCCCGTAGCAGGTTCCAACTTCAGCGGACAGATCTCATCCAAGGGCCCCGTTTACAAGAAACTAAGCTCTGTTCCCCTAAGCCCCATGAACAGCAGAACCACCTTCTCACCCCCACCGCCCATAACCTCACCCTGGACGGAAGCCCTGGACAAACTGAACCATAACCACTCCTTCGAGAACAACTATGAAGataaattgtgtaaaataaagatGAATTATCGAGCTCAATTGGACCAATTATCTCAAGAGACGCCAGCGCCTAATCCGTGGGGAACGGTCAAAGTGATTGACTTTGCTCATGCGTTCTTTAATGAAGAGGAAAAATCAGTggattacaattttaaagaagGTTTGGATAACTTTGTTAGTATATTTGAAAATCTGTTGAGAGAAACGGACGATCAGGTTTTTTGA